A genome region from Thermoplasmata archaeon includes the following:
- a CDS encoding dihydroorotate dehydrogenase, translating into MGELSVRLGPLALRNPFLLASGIWGESGESLAGAWSAGAGGVITKSIGSEARAGYPNPTVEQYGDWGLLNAMGLPNPGIAEYPREIAVALRAGALVIGSIFGGSAEEFARLAQRMSATGVAALELNLSCPHAEGFGTEVGSDPADVEEIVRAVRGTTELPVIAKITPNTPDPAALAAAAERGGAVAVSAINTVRGLAIDVELRRPVLAHGLGGLSGPAIKPVGLACVWQIYERVSIPVVGVGGIATADDALEYLLAGARAVEIGTAVTQGGIGIFARLADDLSRRLDQLGVRSIADVVGAAHARSHSAAHADPALRAAKSSES; encoded by the coding sequence GTGGGCGAACTCTCGGTCCGCCTCGGCCCCCTCGCGCTGCGGAACCCGTTTCTCCTGGCGTCGGGGATCTGGGGAGAGAGCGGCGAGTCGCTCGCCGGGGCGTGGTCCGCCGGTGCCGGGGGCGTGATCACGAAGTCGATCGGATCCGAGGCGCGCGCGGGCTACCCGAATCCGACGGTCGAGCAGTACGGGGACTGGGGGCTGCTCAACGCGATGGGGCTCCCGAACCCGGGGATCGCGGAGTACCCGCGGGAGATCGCGGTCGCGTTACGGGCCGGCGCGCTCGTCATCGGGTCGATCTTCGGAGGGAGCGCGGAGGAGTTCGCCCGACTCGCGCAACGCATGTCCGCGACCGGCGTGGCGGCCCTCGAGCTCAACCTCAGCTGCCCGCACGCGGAAGGCTTCGGCACCGAGGTCGGCAGCGATCCGGCGGACGTGGAGGAGATCGTGCGCGCGGTGCGGGGCACGACCGAGCTACCGGTGATCGCCAAGATCACGCCGAACACCCCCGATCCCGCGGCGCTGGCCGCCGCAGCGGAGCGCGGCGGCGCGGTCGCGGTGAGCGCCATCAACACGGTCCGGGGGCTGGCCATCGACGTCGAACTGCGGCGTCCGGTCCTGGCGCACGGGCTGGGCGGCCTCAGCGGCCCGGCGATCAAGCCGGTCGGCCTCGCGTGCGTCTGGCAGATCTACGAGCGGGTGTCGATCCCCGTCGTCGGGGTCGGCGGCATCGCGACCGCGGACGACGCGCTGGAGTACCTTCTGGCCGGCGCGCGGGCGGTCGAGATCGGGACCGCCGTCACCCAGGGCGGGATCGGGATATTCGCGCGGCTCGCCGACGATCTCTCCCGCCGGCTCGACCAGCTCGGTGTTCGCTCGATTGCCGACGTCGTCGGCGCGGCTCACGCCCGTTCCCACTCGGCGGCGCACGCCGACCCCGCGCTCCGAGCCGCTAAATCGAGCGAATCCTAG
- a CDS encoding dihydroorotate dehydrogenase electron transfer subunit, producing the protein MRTTALVSARVEETPSTVTLRFPYAPSADPGQFVMVWIPGDDELPMSLSYTEGPSKGVTVKAMGATSRAIQSIPPGTRIGLRGPYGNRFDVSPRRILVVGGGSGSAVLAPAAERAIRGGSRVTVALGATQAPELLFRRRFEAMGARVEVATDDGSEGVRGFVTELAERLLASETFDAVWTCGPEIMMQKVASAARSPGVPVLCSVERHMKCALGMCDACALGPYHVCVDGPVFPAERLRPLEEFGRSHRDPSGRRVPFGAR; encoded by the coding sequence GTGCGGACCACGGCGTTGGTGAGCGCGCGGGTCGAAGAGACCCCCAGCACGGTCACCCTGCGGTTCCCCTACGCTCCGTCCGCCGACCCCGGGCAGTTCGTGATGGTGTGGATCCCGGGCGACGACGAGCTGCCGATGTCGCTCTCGTACACCGAGGGCCCCTCGAAGGGCGTGACGGTGAAGGCGATGGGGGCCACGAGCCGGGCGATCCAGTCGATCCCCCCGGGGACCCGGATCGGCCTCCGAGGTCCGTACGGGAACCGCTTCGACGTGTCGCCACGGAGGATCCTCGTGGTCGGCGGCGGGAGCGGCAGCGCGGTGCTCGCGCCGGCCGCCGAGCGCGCGATCCGCGGAGGGAGCCGGGTGACCGTGGCGCTCGGCGCCACGCAGGCCCCGGAGCTCCTCTTCCGCCGCCGCTTCGAGGCAATGGGCGCCCGGGTCGAGGTCGCCACCGACGACGGCTCCGAGGGGGTGCGCGGGTTCGTGACGGAACTGGCCGAGCGGCTCCTCGCGTCCGAGACGTTCGACGCCGTGTGGACGTGCGGTCCCGAGATCATGATGCAGAAGGTCGCGAGCGCCGCGCGATCGCCGGGCGTCCCGGTGCTCTGCTCGGTCGAACGCCACATGAAGTGCGCGCTCGGGATGTGCGACGCGTGCGCGCTCGGTCCCTACCACGTGTGCGTCGACGGCCCCGTCTTTCCGGCCGAGCGGCTCCGGCCGCTGGAGGAGTTCGGCCGGTCCCACCGGGACCCATCGGGTCGACGCGTCCCGTTCGGAGCCCGGTAG